A single Agrococcus sp. ARC_14 DNA region contains:
- a CDS encoding helix-turn-helix domain-containing protein, giving the protein MSGYGQFCPVAKAMELLDERWTLLVIRELLAGSSRFNDLRRGVPHMSPALLSKRLQRLEHAGLVRKRVDGSHTSYRLTQSGEELRPVVEALAGWGVRWIGDLGQADLDPHLLLWDMRRTIDVDGWPRRRTVVALRFTDVPPGAAHWWLVCHDGDVDLCDFDPGFEVAARLTTTLRALTLVWRGDRSWAVALGSGTVAIDGGADAVARVPAWIGQAPWAVVPRPSDAEVAALREPALA; this is encoded by the coding sequence ATGTCTGGATACGGTCAGTTCTGCCCCGTCGCCAAGGCGATGGAGCTGCTCGACGAGCGGTGGACCCTGCTGGTGATCCGCGAGCTGCTCGCGGGCTCGAGCCGCTTCAACGATCTGCGCCGCGGCGTGCCGCACATGTCGCCGGCGCTGCTGTCGAAGCGGCTGCAGCGGCTCGAGCACGCGGGGCTGGTGCGCAAGCGCGTCGACGGCAGCCACACGTCCTACCGGCTGACGCAGTCGGGTGAGGAGCTGCGGCCGGTCGTCGAGGCGCTCGCGGGCTGGGGCGTGCGCTGGATCGGCGATCTCGGCCAGGCCGACCTCGATCCGCACCTGCTGCTGTGGGACATGCGCCGCACCATCGACGTCGATGGCTGGCCGCGTCGCCGCACGGTGGTGGCGCTGCGCTTCACCGACGTGCCGCCGGGCGCCGCGCACTGGTGGCTGGTGTGCCATGACGGCGATGTCGACCTGTGCGACTTCGACCCGGGGTTCGAGGTCGCGGCTCGGCTGACGACGACGCTGCGTGCGCTGACGCTCGTGTGGCGGGGCGATCGCTCCTGGGCGGTCGCGCTGGGATCTGGCACGGTCGCGATCGACGGCGGGGCGGATGCGGTGGCTCGCGTGCCGGCGTGGATCGGCCAGGCGCCGTGGGCGGTCGTCCCGCGCCCCTCCGACGCCGAGGTCGCGGCGCTGCGGGAGCCCGCGCTCGCCTGA
- a CDS encoding class I SAM-dependent methyltransferase — MNTIAAAVTTAAPEIKAKHARMWALGDYPAVAREVIPALGPRLVDAVGIEPGERVLDIAAGDGNAAIPAAKRGARVVASDLTPELLEAGRRKTADASLDLTWEAADAEALPYADGSFDVAISCVGLMFAPFHEPVAAELTRVVRPGGRIGLIAWTPEGFIGEMFRIMQPFAPAPPAGAQPAVLWGSVEHVRELLGDRVELSFQRELLDVRAFADGAAFRDFFKATYGPTIVAYRGIADDPARVAELDAALADLGDRHRDGDLLRLEYLLTTGTVR, encoded by the coding sequence ATGAACACCATCGCTGCAGCGGTCACCACGGCCGCACCCGAGATCAAGGCGAAGCACGCACGCATGTGGGCGCTGGGCGACTACCCCGCGGTGGCGCGCGAGGTCATCCCCGCGCTCGGTCCGCGGCTCGTCGACGCGGTCGGCATCGAGCCGGGCGAGCGCGTGCTCGACATCGCCGCGGGCGACGGCAACGCCGCCATCCCCGCCGCGAAACGAGGCGCGCGCGTCGTCGCGAGCGACCTCACGCCCGAGCTGCTGGAGGCCGGTCGGAGGAAGACGGCGGATGCGTCGCTCGACCTGACCTGGGAGGCGGCGGATGCCGAGGCCCTGCCGTACGCGGACGGGTCGTTCGACGTCGCTATCTCATGCGTCGGGCTGATGTTCGCTCCCTTCCACGAGCCGGTGGCTGCCGAGCTGACGCGCGTCGTGCGCCCTGGCGGGCGGATCGGGCTCATCGCGTGGACCCCGGAGGGCTTCATCGGAGAGATGTTCCGGATCATGCAGCCGTTCGCGCCGGCGCCGCCCGCCGGTGCGCAGCCTGCGGTGCTGTGGGGTTCGGTCGAGCACGTGCGGGAGCTGCTGGGCGACCGGGTCGAGCTGTCGTTCCAGAGGGAGCTGCTCGATGTGCGCGCCTTCGCCGACGGCGCCGCCTTCCGCGACTTCTTCAAGGCGACCTACGGCCCGACGATCGTCGCCTATCGGGGCATCGCCGACGACCCGGCGAGGGTGGCGGAGCTGGATGCCGCGCTCGCCGATCTCGGCGACCGGCACCGCGACGGCGACCTGCTGCGGCTCGAGTACCTGCTGACGACCGGCACGGTGCGCTGA
- a CDS encoding alpha/beta hydrolase, translating into MEHVASADGTAIAVHRSGSGRPVVIVGGAFSTAPDASALAEALVAQGFEAVRFDRRARGDSGDTKPFAPEREAEDVAAVIEAVGGSAIVLGHSSGALLALLAAAHGAQDDGAPIEHLFLSEPPMRFGEDEPGADLPQRLQALVDEGRGGEAVTLFQLEGVGLPRPMVEEIKASPLFEHLARLAQSTVYDATIAAATSTPSERLLAVSVPTTVLVGVETMPVLERAAPMLVERMPSAELVRVPESRNHAIDPPATAAIIAARVAEA; encoded by the coding sequence ATGGAACACGTGGCCTCAGCAGACGGCACGGCCATCGCCGTGCACCGCAGCGGATCCGGTCGACCCGTCGTGATCGTGGGCGGTGCCTTCTCGACGGCACCCGACGCATCCGCCCTCGCCGAGGCGCTCGTCGCGCAGGGCTTCGAGGCCGTCCGGTTCGACCGCCGAGCGCGCGGCGACAGCGGCGACACGAAGCCGTTCGCGCCCGAGCGCGAGGCCGAGGATGTCGCTGCCGTCATCGAGGCGGTCGGCGGCAGCGCGATCGTGCTCGGCCACTCCTCCGGGGCGCTGCTCGCCCTGCTGGCTGCCGCGCACGGGGCCCAAGACGACGGCGCGCCGATCGAGCACCTGTTCCTCTCGGAGCCGCCGATGCGCTTCGGCGAGGACGAGCCGGGCGCCGATCTGCCACAGCGGCTGCAGGCGCTCGTCGACGAGGGTCGCGGCGGCGAGGCCGTCACGCTCTTCCAGCTCGAGGGCGTCGGGCTGCCGCGGCCCATGGTGGAGGAGATCAAGGCATCGCCGCTGTTCGAGCACCTCGCGAGGCTCGCGCAGTCGACCGTCTACGACGCGACGATCGCCGCCGCCACCTCGACGCCGAGCGAGCGGCTGCTGGCGGTGTCGGTGCCGACCACCGTGCTCGTGGGCGTCGAGACCATGCCGGTGCTGGAGCGGGCCGCGCCGATGCTGGTCGAGCGGATGCCGTCGGCCGAGCTCGTGCGGGTGCCCGAGTCGCGCAATCACGCGATCGACCCGCCCGCGACGGCGGCGATCATCGCGGCGCGCGTCGCGGAGGCGTGA